One part of the Mesorhizobium sp. M4B.F.Ca.ET.058.02.1.1 genome encodes these proteins:
- a CDS encoding aspartate aminotransferase family protein has product MDARPNSPEARDIRYHLHAYTNARKHQETGPLVIEKGDGIYVEDIAGNRYIEAMAGLWSVAVGFSEKRLVEAATRQMSKLPYYHDFGSKAHSPLIDLAEKLVQMAPVPMSKAYFTNSGSEANDTAIKMIWYRSNALGQPARKKIISRKRGYHGVTVAAASLTGLPNNHLSFDLPIANVLHTSTPHHWRDARPGESEEQFSSRLADELETLILAEGPETIAAFFGEPIMGAGGVVVPPAGYWEKIQSVLSRYDVLLVADEVICGFGRTGEMFGSQTFGIKPDIMVLSKQISSSYLPISALLINDKVFEPIADESDRIGTFGHGFTGGGHPVAAAVALENIKLIEERDLVGNARTIGAHLQARLRRLASHPLVGEVRGVGLIAAVELVTDKASKAPWGKPAALGVLVNGFLQQNGVISRNMGDAIAFCPPLIITEPQLDTLVDAFERSLDAALPQVRPQG; this is encoded by the coding sequence ATGGACGCCCGACCCAATTCCCCTGAAGCCCGCGATATCCGCTACCACCTGCATGCCTACACCAATGCCCGCAAGCATCAGGAAACAGGCCCGCTCGTCATCGAAAAGGGCGACGGCATCTATGTCGAGGACATTGCCGGCAACCGCTATATCGAGGCGATGGCAGGCCTGTGGAGCGTCGCCGTCGGCTTCTCGGAAAAGCGCCTGGTCGAGGCGGCCACGCGGCAGATGTCGAAGCTGCCCTATTATCACGACTTCGGATCGAAGGCGCATTCGCCGCTGATCGACCTGGCCGAGAAACTGGTGCAGATGGCGCCAGTGCCCATGAGCAAGGCCTACTTCACCAATTCCGGCTCCGAGGCCAACGATACGGCCATCAAGATGATCTGGTACCGGTCAAACGCGCTCGGCCAGCCGGCGCGCAAGAAGATCATCAGCCGCAAGCGCGGCTACCACGGCGTGACCGTTGCCGCGGCAAGCCTGACCGGGCTGCCGAACAACCATCTCTCTTTCGACCTGCCGATCGCCAATGTGCTGCACACGTCGACGCCGCACCATTGGCGCGATGCCAGGCCGGGCGAGAGCGAAGAGCAGTTCTCCAGCCGTCTCGCCGACGAGTTGGAGACGCTGATCCTTGCCGAGGGACCGGAGACCATCGCCGCCTTCTTCGGCGAGCCGATCATGGGCGCCGGCGGCGTCGTCGTTCCGCCCGCCGGCTATTGGGAGAAGATCCAGTCCGTGCTGTCGAGATACGACGTCCTGCTCGTTGCCGACGAGGTCATCTGCGGCTTTGGCCGGACCGGCGAGATGTTCGGCTCGCAGACCTTCGGCATCAAGCCTGACATCATGGTTCTGTCGAAGCAGATTTCTTCCTCCTATCTGCCGATCTCGGCATTGCTCATCAACGACAAGGTGTTCGAGCCGATTGCCGATGAAAGCGATCGCATCGGCACCTTCGGCCACGGCTTCACCGGCGGCGGCCATCCCGTCGCCGCGGCCGTCGCGCTGGAGAATATCAAGCTGATCGAGGAACGCGACCTCGTCGGCAACGCGCGCACCATCGGCGCGCATCTGCAGGCAAGGCTGCGCAGGCTGGCCTCGCATCCGCTGGTCGGCGAGGTGCGCGGCGTTGGCCTGATCGCCGCCGTCGAGCTGGTCACCGACAAGGCGAGCAAGGCGCCATGGGGCAAGCCTGCCGCCCTCGGTGTGCTGGTCAACGGGTTCCTGCAGCAGAATGGCGTCATTTCGCGCAACATGGGCGACGCCATCGCCTTCTGCCCGCCCCTGATCATCACCGAGCCCCAGCTGGATACGCTGGTCGATGCGTTCGAGCGGTCGCTCGACGCCGCCCTGCCGCAGGTTCGGCCGCAGGGCTGA
- a CDS encoding NAD(P)/FAD-dependent oxidoreductase: protein MEQVDCIVAGAGVIGLAAARAMAAQGLDTLIFEAADAIGTETSSRNSEVVHAGIYYPKGSLKARLCVDGRELLYRYCAERSIPHRRCGKLIVATDGAQEPVLSSIRGNAAACGVDDLRFLSAAEAQALEPALHCTKALLSPSTGIVDSHALMLTLLGEAEANGAMLSLNTRVVSGRIGTGGIVLETMDTASGERFEIATSHLVNAAGLGAVALAASLEGFDRQFLPTLRYAKGSYFSVAGRVPFSRLVYPVPEPGGLGVHLTLDLAGTARFGPDVEWTDGLDYRVDPTRGERFYDAIRKYWPELADGSLQPAYSGIRPKLSGPGEANSDFIIQDAATHGIEGVVNLFGIESPGLTSSLAIAAHVARILTLA from the coding sequence ATGGAACAGGTCGATTGCATCGTCGCCGGCGCCGGCGTCATCGGTCTGGCGGCTGCGCGCGCCATGGCCGCACAAGGCCTGGACACGCTGATATTCGAAGCCGCCGACGCCATCGGCACCGAGACAAGTTCGCGAAATTCGGAGGTCGTCCACGCCGGTATCTACTACCCAAAGGGGTCGCTGAAGGCGCGCCTCTGCGTTGACGGGCGGGAGTTGCTCTATCGCTACTGCGCGGAGCGATCAATCCCGCACCGGCGTTGTGGCAAGCTCATCGTCGCGACAGACGGGGCTCAGGAACCGGTGCTTTCCTCCATTCGCGGCAATGCCGCCGCTTGCGGAGTTGACGACCTGCGTTTTCTGTCCGCAGCCGAGGCGCAGGCGCTGGAGCCGGCGCTGCACTGCACCAAGGCATTGCTGTCGCCCTCCACCGGCATCGTCGACAGCCACGCGCTGATGCTCACCTTGCTCGGCGAGGCCGAAGCGAACGGCGCCATGCTGTCGCTCAACACGCGTGTGGTTTCCGGTCGTATCGGAACCGGCGGCATCGTCCTCGAGACGATGGACACCGCAAGCGGCGAGCGTTTCGAGATCGCCACCTCACACCTCGTCAACGCGGCAGGTCTCGGCGCAGTGGCGCTTGCCGCTTCGCTCGAAGGATTCGATCGGCAGTTCCTGCCGACGCTTCGCTACGCCAAGGGCAGTTATTTTTCGGTGGCCGGGCGCGTACCCTTCTCGCGGCTTGTCTATCCGGTGCCCGAACCCGGCGGGCTCGGCGTTCACCTGACGCTCGACCTCGCCGGCACGGCGCGCTTCGGGCCGGATGTCGAATGGACGGACGGGCTGGACTACCGCGTCGACCCCACGCGCGGCGAGCGCTTCTACGATGCGATCCGCAAATACTGGCCGGAGCTCGCGGACGGCAGCCTGCAACCGGCCTATAGCGGCATCCGCCCAAAGCTTTCCGGACCCGGCGAGGCCAACAGCGACTTCATCATCCAGGATGCGGCAACCCACGGCATCGAGGGCGTGGTCAATCTGTTCGGCATCGAAAGCCCCGGGCTGACGTCCAGCCTGGCGATCGCCGCGCATGTCGCGCGCATTCTGACGCTCGCCTAG
- a CDS encoding HAD family hydrolase, translated as MYFMALATDYDGTVAHDGLVSKSTFAALEKLKKSGRKLILVTGRELPDLKQVFPEVGIFDKVVAENGALIYTPASEEERTISPAPSPDLVARLKKRGVKPLSVGRSIVATWEPHQATVLDVIKKLGLELEIIFNKGAVMILPSGINKATGLAAALEDLKLSPHNVVAVGDAENDHAFLRASGCSVAVDNALPAVKDTADLVTSGERGKGVEELIGKMIKLDHLIARKRARGVLLGSANGKEVYLSPVETVLIAGSSGIGKSTLATALTERLAEKGLQFCIFDPEGDYDGLQGAVPLGDSSAAPSKDQLLQLIGKPDTNVVVNGLALRVDERPDFFAELLPGLGNVRYRTARPHWLIIDEAHHLLPKRREDTRAVLSLELPGTVLITVHPEAISTDALRLVTVVIALGPQAKGVIKTFCKETGLEAPGNIPTPKGDRVLLWRPHTGKKPFTVKAIEPSQSLKRHSRKYAEGQLDEAGSFYFKGPKNAMNLRAHNLIIFAQMAEGIDDKTWMHHLRAGDYSEWFRRQIRDKELARETAMAEKDKALSAEKSRKLVLDAVRRRYTAPATAPEK; from the coding sequence ATGTATTTCATGGCATTGGCCACTGACTATGATGGCACGGTCGCGCATGACGGCCTGGTCTCGAAAAGCACGTTCGCGGCGCTGGAGAAGCTGAAGAAATCCGGCCGCAAGCTCATCCTGGTCACCGGGCGCGAATTGCCGGACCTGAAGCAGGTCTTTCCGGAGGTTGGCATTTTCGACAAGGTCGTCGCGGAAAACGGTGCGCTGATCTACACGCCGGCAAGCGAGGAAGAGCGCACGATTTCGCCAGCGCCCTCGCCCGACCTCGTCGCCCGGCTGAAGAAGCGCGGCGTCAAGCCGCTCTCGGTCGGGCGCTCGATCGTCGCCACCTGGGAGCCGCATCAGGCAACGGTGCTCGACGTCATCAAGAAGCTAGGGCTGGAGCTGGAGATCATCTTCAACAAGGGCGCGGTGATGATCCTGCCCAGCGGCATCAACAAGGCGACCGGCCTTGCAGCCGCGCTCGAAGATCTCAAGTTGTCACCGCACAATGTGGTCGCCGTCGGCGACGCTGAAAACGACCACGCCTTCCTGCGCGCCTCAGGCTGCAGTGTCGCCGTCGACAACGCCTTGCCGGCAGTGAAGGACACGGCCGATCTGGTGACCAGCGGGGAGCGCGGCAAAGGCGTCGAGGAATTGATCGGCAAGATGATCAAGCTCGATCATCTGATTGCGCGCAAACGTGCCAGGGGCGTCCTGCTTGGCAGCGCTAACGGCAAGGAAGTCTATCTCTCGCCGGTGGAGACAGTGTTGATTGCCGGGAGCTCCGGCATCGGCAAATCGACACTGGCCACGGCGCTTACCGAACGGCTCGCGGAAAAAGGTCTGCAGTTCTGCATCTTCGATCCGGAGGGCGATTATGACGGGCTGCAGGGCGCTGTGCCGCTTGGCGATTCCTCGGCTGCGCCAAGCAAGGACCAGTTGCTGCAGCTGATCGGCAAGCCTGACACCAATGTCGTCGTCAACGGCCTGGCGTTGAGGGTCGATGAGCGGCCGGACTTCTTCGCGGAACTCCTGCCCGGCCTTGGCAATGTCCGCTACCGCACGGCAAGACCGCATTGGCTGATCATCGACGAAGCGCATCACCTTCTGCCCAAGCGGCGCGAGGACACGCGAGCGGTGCTTTCGCTTGAATTGCCCGGGACAGTGCTGATCACGGTGCATCCGGAAGCGATCTCGACGGATGCCTTGCGCCTGGTGACGGTAGTGATTGCGCTCGGACCTCAAGCGAAAGGCGTGATCAAGACGTTCTGCAAGGAAACCGGACTGGAGGCGCCGGGAAACATCCCCACCCCGAAAGGAGATCGCGTACTGCTCTGGCGGCCGCATACCGGCAAGAAGCCTTTTACCGTCAAGGCGATCGAGCCCAGCCAATCGCTGAAGCGGCACAGCCGCAAATATGCCGAGGGCCAGCTCGACGAAGCAGGCAGCTTCTATTTCAAGGGTCCCAAGAATGCGATGAACCTGAGGGCGCACAATCTGATCATCTTTGCCCAGATGGCGGAAGGCATAGACGACAAGACCTGGATGCATCATCTGCGCGCCGGCGACTATTCGGAATGGTTCCGCCGTCAGATCAGGGACAAGGAGCTGGCGCGCGAAACGGCCATGGCGGAAAAGGACAAGGCGCTTTCGGCCGAGAAGAGCCGCAAGCTGGTGCTCGATGCCGTACGCCGCCGCTATACGGCGCCAGCGACCGCTCCGGAGAAGTAG